A window of Mobiluncus massiliensis genomic DNA:
CCTCACTTCTCACTAGTGCAAAAAGTGATGGTACCGTTACGCAACAAGAGTCAAAATTAGATGATACTGAGTTCATTTTTCATGGACTTACTTTGAAGGCAATACGTCCTAATACTTATGCGGTTATTCCTGGAACTTCATTGTATCTGCTTGATAGTACCCATGGTTGTATATTTCTATCAAATGGCGGAAAGATTGAAGTTCGTTATGTTGATGAATACACTAAATTGCCCGGAAAACTGAACCTAATCGGTATAGATTCAGCGTTTACAGATAAGGTTGTTCTTACAGATCCATTCAATGATACTAGAGCGGATTTGACAAAATGCATATCGAAGTGATTAACGGCTCAAAGTCGTTCAAAGATAACCATCTTTACACAAACCTTAATGTTGAGTTTCTGGATAAAACAATAACCGCTCTAATTGGGCCATCAGGTTGTGGAAAGTCTACCTTATTAAACATCATGAGCGGCTATGAGAGTCTTGATTCAGGGCAGGTAAACTTTTGCAGTGATTCTGATGGTCGGGAATCGCATCAAGTTATCTCAGATGACAAGCTTATCTCCTGGATTCCACAAATCTCCGCAGTCCTTCCATACCGAACCGCCCTAGACAACGTTATAATTGGGGCGCTTGCTGTAGGAGTTGAGGAGTATGTTGCCAGGCAAGAGGCTCTGTCATTTCTTGAACTTGTAGGGCTAGAGAATCATGCTCTCGATCTCACACGTACTCTTTCAGGCGGCGAAGTGCAAAGAGTCTGTTTTGCTAGGGCTTTAGTGAGTCACAAGCCATTCATATTTGCAGATGAGCCTACCGCTTCTTTAGATGAGGCTGCAACCAAATATATAGCAAACATTTTGCGTAACTTGAAATCGAAATCATGCATCATTATTGCAACTCATGACCCGCTGCTAATTTCAGCTTGTGATAAGGTTGTAAATCTTCGGGGTCAGCATGAATAAATACATCATGTTAAAAGAGGCTTGGAGCAACACTATCTCTATTTACTCTAGAATTCACTGGATACTTCTTCTCGCAATTTTTTTTGGCTCTGTATCAGGTTTGACCTCTAACATTCTAATAACCGATTTTAATGATTTCCTCGACGTTGCAAAAATGGAAGGAAAAGGGATTGTTTCTCTAACTTCGAAAGGTAATAGTCGTACTATTTCAGTCGCAAGTTGTAGGCAGCTAATTCGCAATGCTGGCGTAACAAGAAACGGAGCTTTGGAAAAACGCGGACGGGCCGATTTACTTCCCCTTGCCACCAAGATTGAGATTTGGCAAGCCACTCCTGAACTAATCACGCAGCTTTCTCTCTCCCCTTATCAAATAGGCCATGATGTAGCTGTTTCACCCAACAATCAGCCATTCGTAGTCTGGCCCGGGGTGACTGATCCGGTAGTTCCTGGGATTCTTCCAGCTCAACCGCAAGGGTTTCCAAATTCTATTTCCGCAGTTCAAATCTGGGACGGATCCGCATTCACTCGAAGCTGCCTTGTTGAAGTCGATCCCATGTTAAATCTCCAAGATTTCCTACCTGCTCTCGCAGCTGGACTTAATACCACCTCTAGTGAGCTTGAGGCAAACCTGATTTACGACCCTACCCAGTCCCTGCAATTTACCTACCTATCAAACCCGTTACGTTTTCTTGGTGTTGTACTGGGGTTATTGGGAGGAGTATGCGGAGTGATTGTTAATCGCAACAGGAACAATGAGCTAGCCGCCTACAGATTTGGGGGAGTCAGCTCGATAGAAGTCCGCTTTATTACTGTTATTGAGCAGGCCATAATGGCGGCCTTCTTCCTTGTTAGTGCCACCTTTTCGGCAATTGTTTCTATTAGCTATCTTGATTTTAACTTCTTTGGGATACTGTGGTCGGTTTGTGGGGCTTGCGCCTGGGTAGCTCTCTCGCCCCTTGGTGCACCCAAACTATCCCACCCCGGATCTCTCCTAAAGGCAAGATAGGCTTCAAGTTTTGTAGCAGTTATCTAACTGGTTTTGGGCTTCTCGTTTCAAACCTCGAATTTGGCTTGACTTCCACCTGAAGTGTCCCGGGTTTTGTTCCTAGTTTTTTGCTACAGAGCTGAACCGGCTCGGGATGAGATGATTGCGTTTGTTGATGAGCATCGTGATTGTTTCTCGGTCGAGTGTATTTACCGGGTCTTGAACGAGCACTCGGTTGGCGGGTTGATTTCGTCTCGTGGCTATCGTCTAATCAAGAAGCGCCCGCTGAATAGCCGAGCCTTGCGTGGTGAGATGTTGTTGGTGAGGATTGCTGGGATTAGTGGGGTTCGTTTATACGGTCTTTGTAATCGATGTTCGACTACACCACCCCCGAAGAACTCATCACAAGCTATAACCAACACCGAGCCAGAGAACTAACCACCATATGAAAAACAGAGCAAAACCCAGTACGCTTCATTTTCATGCTCAAGATATATGAGGCACCACTAAAGTCCCCAGACCGGCGGGTGGAGTCGCGCGGTCGCGGCAGCGCCGGTTGGTGTGACTTTGCGGATTGTGGCATAATAGACCCTTGGTCTTTCCGGTTCACCCAAAGCCTTCGCCACGGGACCCGGGGCCCTTGAACCCAAGGAGTAATTATGAAACAGGGAATTCACCCCGAATATGTTTTGACCGAGGTCACCTGCACCTGCGGAAATCACTTTACGACTCGCTCCACCCTGACTTCTGGTCAGATGCGCGTGGACGTGTGCTCGGCTTGCCACCCGTTCTATACCGGCAAGCAAAAGATTCTTGACACCGGCGGTCGTGTGGCTCGTTTCGAGGCTCGCTACGCCAAGTTCAACGACGCCAAGAAGAAAGCTGCTGATAAAGCTAAGAAAGACGCCGAAAAGGCTGCCAAGCAGGCCGCTAAGGCTGAGGAAGCGAAGGCTCCCGCCGCTGCGGAATAGCGAAACTTTGACACCGGTCGGTACATGTTACCGACCGGTGTCTTTTATTTGCCGGGGTTTGCCTGGTGAACACCCAGATTTGCAAACGAAATGAAAGGTCAAAAATGAGTGACTTCCCTGAAGAATTTGCCGGTGTGGAAGCCCTGCTGGAAGAGTTCCACCAGGTCGAGGCACAGATGAGCGACCCGGATTTGCACTCCGACCAGGCTCATGCCCGCAAGGTCGGTCGCCGTTACGCGGAACTGAGCCGCATCAACACCGTGGTGCAAAGCTGGTTGCAGGCGCGTGACGACTTGGAAGCCGGGCGCGAAATGGCCGGTGAGGACCCGGACTTTGCCGCGGAAATCCCCGGGCTTGAGGCCGCTTTTGAGCAAGCCAACGCCGATTTGATTGAGGCTCTGACCCCGCGCGACCCCGACGACGCTCGCGATGTGATTATGGAAATCAAAGCTGGTGAGGGCGGCGAGGAATCCGCCCTGTTCGCCGGTGATCTGATGCGGATGTACCAGCATTACGCCGAAAAGATGGGCTGGACGGTGCAGGTCTTGGGCTTGACCGAATCGGACCTCGGCGGGGTGAAGGATGCCTCGATTGCGTTCAAAGCGAAAGGCAACCCCACCCCGGAGGAAGGTGTGTGGGCCCACCTCAAGTACGAGGGTGGGGTGCACCGGGTCCAGCGGGTTCCGGTCACCGAGTCGCA
This region includes:
- a CDS encoding ATP-binding cassette domain-containing protein; translated protein: MHIEVINGSKSFKDNHLYTNLNVEFLDKTITALIGPSGCGKSTLLNIMSGYESLDSGQVNFCSDSDGRESHQVISDDKLISWIPQISAVLPYRTALDNVIIGALAVGVEEYVARQEALSFLELVGLENHALDLTRTLSGGEVQRVCFARALVSHKPFIFADEPTASLDEAATKYIANILRNLKSKSCIIIATHDPLLISACDKVVNLRGQHE
- the prfA gene encoding peptide chain release factor 1 → MSDFPEEFAGVEALLEEFHQVEAQMSDPDLHSDQAHARKVGRRYAELSRINTVVQSWLQARDDLEAGREMAGEDPDFAAEIPGLEAAFEQANADLIEALTPRDPDDARDVIMEIKAGEGGEESALFAGDLMRMYQHYAEKMGWTVQVLGLTESDLGGVKDASIAFKAKGNPTPEEGVWAHLKYEGGVHRVQRVPVTESQGRIHTSAAGVLVMPEAEETGDIEIDPNDLRIDVYRSSGPGGQSVNTTDSAVRITHLPTGIVVSMQNEKSQLQNKEAGMRVLRSRLMQLEAEKREAEAAEARASQVRTVDRSERIRTYNFPENRIADHRTGYKAYNLDQVLNGDLAPVIQSAIDADEAARLAAVGKSAH
- the rpmE gene encoding 50S ribosomal protein L31 is translated as MKQGIHPEYVLTEVTCTCGNHFTTRSTLTSGQMRVDVCSACHPFYTGKQKILDTGGRVARFEARYAKFNDAKKKAADKAKKDAEKAAKQAAKAEEAKAPAAAE